ACGTTAGGCGTAATTTCCGAAACCAATAGGAGGAAGATCAATGATGGAATATAAAGCAGTCGAGTTGATAGTCGATGAAGATTTGATTAATGCAAATGATATTATGAAGATTATTGAACCTTTATGGTGGAGTGTAAGCATTCATGAAGGGGAAGAAAAGTATATAAAAGACTTATCGAACTTTTCAGAAGAACAGAAATATATACTTGCAATTGAATGGTATATAGCGGAAGTAAATAATGGAGGTCATGATCAATTTTTCTTCAATTCAACAGGAATAGTGTGGGAGGATGCACTGAAGGGATTTGAAATAATTGGTTCCAAAGAATATTACGAGATATTAAAAGAATCTACATTAAGACTTGGAGGCTTCCCGAGTAAGGATAGATTTACCCGTCAAGATCAACTAGACGAGTACGAAGCAGATTTCGATGACCTCGATGAAAAATTATATAATTCTGAAGAAGATTACTTTGGGTTAGTTATGAACTATATTCGAACAAATGCAAATAAGTTCCTTTTTAGAGGATATGTTAATATACCTGAATGAAAATGTACTGTAACTCGAAGGAGTCGGAAACTACGCCTAACACCGCATTCACGCATCGGG
Above is a genomic segment from Paenibacillus sp. YYML68 containing:
- a CDS encoding DMP19 family protein, which codes for MMEYKAVELIVDEDLINANDIMKIIEPLWWSVSIHEGEEKYIKDLSNFSEEQKYILAIEWYIAEVNNGGHDQFFFNSTGIVWEDALKGFEIIGSKEYYEILKESTLRLGGFPSKDRFTRQDQLDEYEADFDDLDEKLYNSEEDYFGLVMNYIRTNANKFLFRGYVNIPE